CCAAGGCGCTGGTTGGGCTCTTCGGCTCGGACCGCTTCCGCCTCGCGGTCTCGGCCGACGGCAGCACCTTCTTCGACGGGCTCAGCGTCGACAACGCCACCGGCATCGTCGACCAGCCACGGCTCCCGCGCTTCAAGGCCTACACGAACTACGACAACTATGTCGGCGTCGGGGCCTGGACGAAGATCGGCCTGAACAACACCGACTACAACGACCAGGGGGCCTTCGACGCCGCGAACAATCGCTTCGTGGCGCCCACGGATGGCACCTACCTCTTCGGCGCCACGCTGCTCTACAAGATGAACGCCAGCACGTCGGCGCGGATGAGCGGCCGGCTCGTGCTGAACGGCACGATCGAGATCCGCGGCTCGCGGGGCGAGATCAGCGGGGTGCATGTCTCCGAGGCGACAGCGCTCTGGTTGCAGACCATGGTTCCGCTAACCGCAGGCGATACCATCGAGTTGCAGGGGTATTTCCGTGTCGCGGACGGCTACTTCGCCGCTGACCAGACATCTTTTTGGGGAACGAAGGTGGGGTGACCGAGGGCATAATCGTAAGCGGTGTTTATCTACTTGATAGTAAATGAGAATTAAGCGTCACTGGGGCCATGAATCCCAAATATCCCGACGTACATGTTCAGCTGTCCAACCAAAACGGTAATGCTTTCATGGTCATCGGCGTTTGCCTTAAGGCAGCTCGGGATGGCGGCTTGTCGCAGAACGAAATCGATACTTTCTTGAAGGAAGCGACCAGCGGAACAAACGAGGAGCTACTTCAAACAGCCATGCGGTGGTTTAGCTGCTGCTAATCCAAACGTAGCGGAGGTCTGAGAATTCCGAATGCGCCCCCATTACAGGGACTTGAAATAGAGGTGTATTTTTTCCGCCATCATCGTCCGGCGCTCTTCCAGAAA
This genomic window from Paracoccus sediminicola contains:
- a CDS encoding DUF2793 domain-containing protein, translating into MSDATTHLLLPYILAAQAQKHVTHNEALRILDGLIQLSVLDRDLTVPPASPADGDRYIVGSGATGDWSGWDLNVALWTDGAWLRLPPRTGWRAWVEDEGLLLVYNGAGWIGTTPAALQNMALLDLGTTADASNPFSANLNAALWTAKTVAEGGTGDLFYTMNKEAAGDDLGLTLQTNFVTKALVGLFGSDRFRLAVSADGSTFFDGLSVDNATGIVDQPRLPRFKAYTNYDNYVGVGAWTKIGLNNTDYNDQGAFDAANNRFVAPTDGTYLFGATLLYKMNASTSARMSGRLVLNGTIEIRGSRGEISGVHVSEATALWLQTMVPLTAGDTIELQGYFRVADGYFAADQTSFWGTKVG